A stretch of DNA from Leptospira barantonii:
CATGTTTCCGTATTTCGTTTCGCCTGTCGTTTTTATCAATGCGACTTTGTTCGCGATATCGGGAATCTCCAATAGATTCAACTGCTGACGGAAATCGTTTAGATTTCTGTAATCCTTCGTACCGATGGATTTATTTCTCATCTTGATGGTTTCGCCCGTCACGAGAATTTCGTAAACGTTTTCCCGAAGAACCGTCGTCGGGTTCGCGTTCTTTCTCGGAAGTTGAATGTTCAGACCTTCCTTTACGAAAAAGACCGCGGTCACCATGAAGAACACAAGAAGAAGAAATGCTATATCCGAC
This window harbors:
- a CDS encoding ExbD/TolR family protein; translation: MIQIKKKRVLEEISASSMSDIAFLLLVFFMVTAVFFVKEGLNIQLPRKNANPTTVLRENVYEILVTGETIKMRNKSIGTKDYRNLNDFRQQLNLLEIPDIANKVALIKTTGETKYGNMLDALSAVQLRGFKLISVKRLK